The Salvia miltiorrhiza cultivar Shanhuang (shh) chromosome 2, IMPLAD_Smil_shh, whole genome shotgun sequence DNA window tCATCTGGTAGTAGTGTCGGTTGACCTTAAAGATCACGGGCGCCgccgttccatccaacacgtcggTGAAGAGAGGTGACtggttgagaacgttgatgtcgttgttcgaaccagcgacaccgaagaaggcatgccaaatccacagatcgtgggatgcaacagcctccaagatcaaggttggctccccttgatcaccgcgtgtatatgcgtcgtgccacgcctttgggcaattCTTCCTCCCccatgcatacaatcaagactccggAGCATTCCGGATAATCCGTGTCGTGCATCGTGCATCTGAGTAAGGCGTGTGATGTCCTCTGGTGTTGGACGACGCAGATAATGGGCTCTGAAAGCCCGGATGAcagccttgcagaacttcttgaaGCATACACGCCTGGTTGAGTCGGCGACTTTAGATACTCGTCGAAAGTATCCACACTGACGTCGGTGGCTAATCGGTGGATAGCTGctgtgcatttctgcaaaggggagagagagtctcgacctattgcatcagtggtcatctggaagtaagtatcttcaccttgaacggcctcgacgatgcgcaagaacaactccttctgcattcgaaaaTGACGTCGAAAAAATGTAGGCCCGTACGTCGGATTATCGTTGAAGTAGTCTTCCATAAGACGTAAATGGGCCTCCTCatgatcacggtggacgtaagacCGGGGACGTTTAACACGTCCCGGCTCCGGTGCCTGTTGGGTGTAGATTTGAGCAAGCAATTATTTCTGCAACTCCATCTCCTCTATGATCCCTTGagctacaccgtcggatgaatcagacgaagaatCGTGCTGGGGTTTTCccattttttgaagaaaaaagaaggaaatattGAAAGAGAAATTTGGGGAGCTTGAAGGAGTGGAATTTTTGTTATGTGAATGAAGGAGTttaggggtatttatagatagaaaaataataataataataataataataataataataataataataataataataataataataattttcaaatgGCTAAAAAGCCGTTGGCTATTAAAAAAAGGAAATCATGAAAATCGGACCGttgaattcaaatttcaaagtatttttttaatggGGGCGCGTGTAGAACACGCGCTACTTTTTTGGAGAGATCGGGTATACTTGACAGCTCGAGTATCCTTCGAGTAGGGATGGCTTGCAACGCCCTACTCGAGTAAGCCCCATCGAGTAGGGCGATGCAGATGCTCTTagaacttataagttctttaaaataaattttgcgaaacaccctctaaatttactgaggggcatttactttacataattgaatatttttatcttcaagagTAGGATTTCTTTAATCACGCCCTTTCAATGAGATaggaatcaagcaaaactagcttaaatgatagaaataatcaagggtcttAGGATAAttcaaagtttcaatttattaaaataaataaagaattaatctcattatttttatctaacgACTAACAAGACTAATTCTCCAAAGTAAACGTCCTATGAagatatttcattttttaggGGTGGCTGTTGGATCCGGATGGCAAGCTTGGGTTGcgtggataaatatattttgcTATTACATTGTTGGCCTCCCCATTGGAGCTGTATTAGGTTGGGGCCTCAATTGGGAAACTAAggtaatagtatatttttatcCAAACTCATTATATGTATTAAAAATACGAGATTGAAAGTTTTTAGAATTGCGACAGGGTGTTTGGGCTGGGATGATTTTTGGTGGGACGGCCATTCAAACACTCATCTTGTGTTTTGTAACCTCACGGACAAATTGGGAAGTTGAGGTAAAAATGTGGTTTAAttctcaattttctttttaaatgtcccaaaatataatctattttcttaatttgtgcCAATAATTTTCAGGTCGAGAAGGCCACAAGCCGTGTAGGGGAGTGGTCCATCTCCGACAAGGACATGGAGTCTCATAGGAAATAGAAGATTAGGTTAGGGCTAATTATGTCTTTTCACTTTTAAATTCAGCTCTTCTTCTCCTTCGCCGTGGTAGTGAGTAGTGACCTCCGGCACAATTGCTGGTCAAATTGCTAAATTTGGTATTGAATTTACTGAAAGACCCCTCATGGGAGTTTGGGAATCAAAGAAGATACCTATTTTGTTTCATGCTCCTTCCATAATCACACACATTTTAATAAATTGGTCGAGTATATTCTGAGTGAAATAATAGTCTCATATTTATGATAATGTTAAAATAAAGTAAGAATTCCACCTTTTATAGTGTTATATTGTATGGAGTGATTTTTacaaaagaaatacataaaattGAATAACAtactaaaatgacaaaaaaaaaagcatgGAATTGGAGGACAGATGAAGTACCTTATTTCGTGTCCAAtcctcaaaaatcaaaattatttaatttttgaaataactTATATTAGTGATAATTTTAAACTTTTATCAAAAAAGAGTAATTAATTAAGTGCTAATTTTGGCCAATGAGGCCTTGCTCTAGTGGTAAAGTTGAAGTACTTAAAGAttctcctttgtgagaggtcttgagttcaatTTGGTCTGCGTACGGTGATGTTTTTCCACTTTATGGTGGTGTTGTATTCCTGTCTATGTGCGGTCAGGGACGGATCTAAAGGCCAGGCACCCCAGGCCGTCGcccggtcaattttttttttgttacctataaatgtatgattttaattttttttatctatatatgttaATCTCGCCCAGTCATAATTgtgtcatttcaaataattattcaagattcaactcgttttctttattaaaacttTATTAGAATCATCCGGTGAAATCTCGCCCGGTCATTATTAAATTTCTAGATCCGTCCCTGTGTGCGGTATAGCTTTCCCACAATTATATTAAGATACCTTTTCTAAtcctaattcaaaaaaaattaagtgcTCATTTTGGGGAAAAGGAGACTAGATCCAACTCTACCTTAATTTTATTGATGACAAATATACAGATATATTTTTATGGGATGTGTTCATGCTATTTATGCTAATTGCGCAAAACCATTTTAATTGTGTATGACAAATGCTAAGGTCTAAAAATATTCCTAACGTTTTTTTAACGTTAAAACAGATAAATGAGTGTATTAATTTCTAATaccattgatttttttatttttttttagattgaAAGGGATCGATTTCATTAATTAAACAACTCCAGAATGAAAAAACCAATACGATTTAGATTTACGTCTGTCACAACTCTACAAAATGTGATGTGATAaagtgccaaaaaaaaaaacgataaatTCTAAAAATGTTTATGCTTTGGCAGACGCAACGCAATTAGCCCAAAAACACATTGCATCTAATGAGCtaagaatattaaaaaaataagtggTGGCATCTTTGCTAATATAGTATCTCAAAATTATGCAATTTGAAAGCTTTGCTACGGGTCCATAGTCTAGAAACCTTTTGTAAATTCACATTTAAAAAGGGTTTTGTTTTTAtcttatatatgaatatttattttgtatttctctttaaatttaaaattgtataGTTTAAAACAAATCAATCACAAGTCCATTACAatctataatattaaatatgagACAATAAGACGAgcacatattttaattttaaaagatAACACAGTAGCCTTACAGAAATTTTGGTTTCTATGTGTTGATCTAATGATAGAATTTAATATATGAgatcaaatataaatattttaagttCAAATCACGTGATTTTAAAAAGAGAATGTACCATcaatcttaaaaaataaaaaaataatccgTTTTCATTGAAACAATCTGAATAATTTAATTAGATGATATATAGGTACCTCTTATaatactacaaaaaaacgcgtttTTACCGGCGAAAACTACCGGCGGCTAGTTTGTCGTCGGTAGCtaacggcggcacggcggcggcagtccAGGCGACCCGAACTTTCGAATTTATCGGccatctaccgacggcaaattccCCGCCGTTAGCtagcggcggcgacgccgccgttaatattaaaatacgcattaaataatttattttatagaattaaCGGCGGCAAAATTACcgccgctagctagcggcggcatttgccgtcggtaaccgtttaaatatagggcagcgggttccttcttttttcagtttctgcgccacacacacacacgaaaaTCCACCCCCCCCTCCCctgcctgctgctgctgcttccgctgctgcttcgccgccgccgacgaccgccgccgccctagcaggtatctctctctctctctctagatctatatatatatatatatatatatatatatctcattaattttaattatatatatataattatataattttcacttatattatttattgtagttcgacgacctcgtttcaccgccttcttcacgacacccaccggaaaccaccaccgtacgctctcttatttatttatttatttaattatgaatttatttatgtatttaattatatattaattaaatagatttatttgttatatatagttaattaatttataattgattttgtttataactaaattatatgaagcatgattaattttaaattatattaatctatttaatatatgttgttagtttaattttaaattatgaagcatgattaattttaaattatattaattttaatcaattagtttaagaattgtttgttagaataatttatatatgttggataattttgttaaattaaatgttatgtgctatgtgtttatgaaatgttatattattatatatatatatatatatatatatatatatatatatatatatattgtgggatagatttaatcaatttcttaaggatcttctccctttgggatagaaattgattatttcttaaggatcttctccctacaaatgattgtttttaatttaattaccatgatttttattgcttttatttgtattgtattattgcttcgacattggagggccgggtagacctagtataggcttagtaaattaggaccactatggtcactatagttgctggtagagtcgagcacttggtagttaggatagtagggttatgctgtcgaaattttgttagatttcaagtaatttattatattttatttgtttttttcaattagaatttgcaagaatgagtgataatcgtacgtggatgtacgcgagatacaatgatcgtaccgcatttgaaacggggcttgagtttttccttgagtgggcgttcaatcaaacggcgtacacagatggacaaggtaacattaggtgcccgtgtaagaagtgcaagaatcaagcgtatttagatgtacctacggtcagaaaacatgttagtaggcgtggatttgtcctgaattacaaagtttgggtttctcacggggaagcaccgctgtctatgccgagagaacatgctataatgaatgaggatgatggattatacaataactacgaaaggatggtgcatgaccatgctggacctagtaattatcaagatcctccaaatctggagcagccgcccaataatgacgctcaacagatttataacatgttggatgcagcgaatactccattgtacgcaggatgtgacacgtacacacaattaagttggatgactcaattcatgagcataaagactgaaagccacatgtcagagaggacttacaatcagatgtcttcgatgatgaaagctgctttaccagagggtaacaactgtccagaagacttctatagtacgaaaagaaatctacgtggtttgggtttgccagtagagaagatcgattgctgtattaataactgcatgttgtattggggggaaactagtgagctacatagttgtatgttctgtgaccaatcacgatataaggacagcttgcgtgcatctgggagtcgcagaaagaaacaagtgcccgccaaacagatgcactattttcccttgacgccccgattgcagagattgtttgcatctcctgcaactgctgaacatatgcggtggcatgcgacctccacagacgatgggataatgcgccacccggccgactctccggcatggaaacatttgaattcagtctttcctggattcgccgatgagatcagaaatgtgagattgggcctctctacagatggttttgccccatttgcacaatcagggcgtcaatattcttcttggccagttattgtcacgccgtataacctgcctccgtggttgtgcatgaaagaacaattcatgttcctcacagtcctcgtgcctggcccatcaaacccaaagatgaagttggacgtattcttacagccattgatacacgagttaaaatctctgtgggaggttggtgtgaacacttacgacatatcgttgaagcaaaatttccagatgcgagcagctctgatatggactatcagtgattttccagcgcacgctatgttgtctggatgggtacagctgggaaattggcatgtccacattgcatggagaatacagaagcattcactttgccgatgagtggaaaacaatcgtggtttgataatcatcggaagttcttacctcctaaccatgtgtttaggagaaacaaaacttcattcttgaggaataagacatgaaatgttggtccaccagaacaaagatcaggaatacaaatcttgaatcaaatcgaggggttaggcttcgtgaaggttaccgaagacttcgatggcaggaacgctcaactcgccaaatatcaagatgtagggtggaaaaagaaaagcatattttgggatctaccctattggagacatcttttgattcgacataatctggatgtcatgcacattgagaaaaatgtgtttgataacgtgtttaatactgtcctgaatgtgaaggggaagacaaaagatacagaaaaatctagagaagaattgaacaccttctgcaagcggaaagagttgaagaaagtggatggaactcgagggtatccgaaagcatgttatacgcttgacagggaagagaagaagatcttacttcaatggatcaagagtcttaagtttcccgatgggtacgtgtcaaatattagtagatgcgttgacatgaacgccctgaagatgcacaacatgaaaagtcacgactgtcacgtgttcatgcaaatccttctgcctgttgcatttaaagaacttcttcctaagaatgtttgggaggcaattacagagttaagtttcttcttcagagaattaacatcccgcaacgtggccatatatgacatgagaatactgagtgagaagatagctgttactctttgcaaacttgagcgtatcttccctcctagtttatttgattcaatggagcacctaccagttcatttggcaaatgaggcacgattggctggtccagtgcaatatcggtggatgtatccttttgaaagatatttgaggacattaaaaaatcatataaaaaacaaagccaaggttgaggcgtccatcgccaatgcatacttacttgcagaaatgtcaaccttctcttcgttttacttggaagatcaaatatctacaaagtggacaactttgcctcgcaatattgagatgcccgttgctgaaaatgatgatcctctttgtctcgccatattcaaacctattgggcgttcacttggccgagggacgaagagatacatggatgagcgcgaatggcttgctgcacacatgtatattttgagcaattgtgcagaggttgcagagacatatagcaagtgagtattctcgttcaatttacgtataagaagtgttcatcatatataggtgttaacatatttatttgattctttgtatccaaggatcttcaaggaggaaaaacgatatgcaaatccttacatgactgatgcagagtttgaagtcgcgtttcacaacgagtttattgtgtggtttaaccattacgtaagagacgataaatttatgttaaatatacatttacttactctaaaattggctagcaaacttaaatgatatttgtgtgaaacaggtttgtcgtccttgtaacgacgagttgaacccttatattaggtcgcttgcagctggaccattaagggagattgaaatatactccggctatttcgtgaatggctacaggtttcacacaactgatcatgatagagagagtgcgactgtgaacagtggcgtttgcattaaaggctcggtctatggtagtgatagagatgtgctagacttttatgggcgtctgcaagaggtttgcgtgctggagtatccggggtatccaattaagcagacagtcttgttcaactgtgaatggtttgacttgtcggctcagggaacttctattgatacagacttcaagttagtttcactgaaccacacacgaagatataagaagtatgatccctttgttttggcgagtcaagtagttcaagtgttttactgtccctatcccagtacgaaccaatcaaagaaaaattggtggtcagcatgcaaagtcaacgcaagatcaaaggttgaagtgtctactgcagtatctacatcaacattagatcaaccatttcaagaagaagtggttactattatgcctactcacacaagtgtaggcattgaacaaccacttctccttcatcccctcggtggagtcgttgagattgaagatgacaatgaagcagaagacgatgattccccgttgacatctaacgatagtgatgatgatagtagtgatgcttatgaataaatgtaaatgcacaGATGAcgttgaatttgattgcaaatttgttatgtttgttagttactgttaatgttatgtttcgctatatatttgttaatttaattgtatgtaacaggcatcatgtctacctctcgaggtttgttgggatttgggaggcgatctggcgttaatgcgccagaagctacagcagatacatctgatgggtctgggacgcatatttctgggactcccgagactccccaggcttctagtagttcacgggctagaaggcctaggggccctacagctgccgctatcagagagagagaggttaaggcACCTGATGGGAGGACGGTACTTCAGAGGCATCCTACGACTGAGTAAGtattttagttaaaattactgtttctcgtacaccatgattaagtgacaaaattacttgtacacagtgttttgttggagcccactggcctgtccaaagcttgcacgagcacatttaagatgtttgaaaacccaggcgggtacacatggaagttgacgcccccggcgatgaaggataatttttttgatgaattacaggtacaattaaatttataatacatataaatatatcatattaaattgttaaaatgtttgatattaaattaattctctttctttcaacagaaagagtttattTGGCAGCCCGATGATGAGCGTGACGTGAGGGCAATGTGGGAGACAaaagcccgcaaaaggtactctgacatgatgagcgactacaagatagatctcaagcagtgtatccgccaagggagagagatgtctaggcccgtctggatgactcccgattttt harbors:
- the LOC131010917 gene encoding uncharacterized protein LOC131010917; protein product: MYPFERYLRTLKNHIKNKAKVEASIANAYLLAEMSTFSSFYLEDQISTKWTTLPRNIEMPVAENDDPLCLAIFKPIGRSLGRGTKRYMDEREWLAAHMYILSNCAEVAETYSKIFKEEKRYANPYMTDAEFEVAFHNEFIVWFNHYVRDDKFMLNIHLLTLKLASKLK